In one window of Mytilus galloprovincialis chromosome 6, xbMytGall1.hap1.1, whole genome shotgun sequence DNA:
- the LOC143080969 gene encoding anamorsin homolog isoform X2, producing the protein MDKVIMALDCVSQKNDVLLLWSGNLEGDHLQETVKTLSDKVTEAGSIKVENLDRLQITSYSNSAFDVVVSGIVPPYSTKHSIDQLGEVCRLLRPGGTLVIQQAVDNGSNGGTPEAEKIVSLLKLSGFVQVEQPIKTDDSNRAILQCKCKKPDYEVGASTQLKLSFAKKTEPTKVDDNVAKVWKLSADDILDDDLVDDDALLDADDLKKPDPSTLRAECGTGPKKKKACKNCVCGLAEELENEKPKAKAATSSCGSCYLGDAFRCSSCPYLGMPAFKPGEKVVLSERQLTADQ; encoded by the exons ATCATGGCTTTAGACTGTGTTTCTCAGAAAAATGATGTGCTGTTACTGTGGTCTGGGAATTTAGAAGGTGACCATCTACAAGAAACTGTAAAGACTTTGTCAGATAAGGTTACTGAGGCAGGATCTATTAAAGTGGAAAATTTAGACAGACTTCAGATCA CGTCATATTCAAATTCAGCATTTGATGTGGTAGTGTCTGGTATTGTTCCTCCCTACAGTACAAAGCACAGTATAGATCAGCTGGGTGAAGTATGTCGTCTACTTAGACCTGGAGGTACACTTGTTATACAACAGGCTGTGGATAATGGGTCCAATGGAGGAACACCAGAGGCTGAGAAAATAGTGTCTTTGTTAAAGTTATCTGGATTTGTTCAAGTAGAGCAG cCAATCAAGACTGACGATTCTAACAGAGCAATTCTTCAGTGCAAGTGTAAAAAGCCAGACTACGAAGTAGGAGCATCAACTCAACTTAAACTCTCATTTGCAAAGAAAACAG AACCAACAAAGGTGGATGACAATGTAGCTAAGGTATGGAAGTTATCAGCAGACGACATATTGGATGATGATCTGGTAGATGATGATGCATTACTTGATGCTGATGACTTAAAGAAACCTGATCCTTCAACACTACGAG CTGAATGTGGAACTGGTCCTAAGAAGAAGAAGGCCTGTAAAAACTGTGTTTGTGGTCTAGCTGAAGAACTTGAGAATGAGAAGCCTAAGGCTAAGGCTGCTACATCTTCATGTGGTAGT TGTTACCTAGGTGACGCCTTTAGGTGCTCATCATGTC
- the LOC143080969 gene encoding anamorsin homolog isoform X3 gives MALDCVSQKNDVLLLWSGNLEGDHLQETVKTLSDKVTEAGSIKVENLDRLQITSYSNSAFDVVVSGIVPPYSTKHSIDQLGEVCRLLRPGGTLVIQQAVDNGSNGGTPEAEKIVSLLKLSGFVQVEQPIKTDDSNRAILQCKCKKPDYEVGASTQLKLSFAKKTEPTKVDDNVAKVWKLSADDILDDDLVDDDALLDADDLKKPDPSTLRAECGTGPKKKKACKNCVCGLAEELENEKPKAKAATSSCGSCYLGDAFRCSSCPYLGMPAFKPGEKVVLSERQLTADQ, from the exons ATGGCTTTAGACTGTGTTTCTCAGAAAAATGATGTGCTGTTACTGTGGTCTGGGAATTTAGAAGGTGACCATCTACAAGAAACTGTAAAGACTTTGTCAGATAAGGTTACTGAGGCAGGATCTATTAAAGTGGAAAATTTAGACAGACTTCAGATCA CGTCATATTCAAATTCAGCATTTGATGTGGTAGTGTCTGGTATTGTTCCTCCCTACAGTACAAAGCACAGTATAGATCAGCTGGGTGAAGTATGTCGTCTACTTAGACCTGGAGGTACACTTGTTATACAACAGGCTGTGGATAATGGGTCCAATGGAGGAACACCAGAGGCTGAGAAAATAGTGTCTTTGTTAAAGTTATCTGGATTTGTTCAAGTAGAGCAG cCAATCAAGACTGACGATTCTAACAGAGCAATTCTTCAGTGCAAGTGTAAAAAGCCAGACTACGAAGTAGGAGCATCAACTCAACTTAAACTCTCATTTGCAAAGAAAACAG AACCAACAAAGGTGGATGACAATGTAGCTAAGGTATGGAAGTTATCAGCAGACGACATATTGGATGATGATCTGGTAGATGATGATGCATTACTTGATGCTGATGACTTAAAGAAACCTGATCCTTCAACACTACGAG CTGAATGTGGAACTGGTCCTAAGAAGAAGAAGGCCTGTAAAAACTGTGTTTGTGGTCTAGCTGAAGAACTTGAGAATGAGAAGCCTAAGGCTAAGGCTGCTACATCTTCATGTGGTAGT TGTTACCTAGGTGACGCCTTTAGGTGCTCATCATGTC